GTGCGGATCGGCACGTCGTACGACGCCGTGGACCCGGACAGCTAGACCGTTCTAGCCCCTTCGCACTAATTGCCCGATTCGGGACTTATTGGGACCTTCGTCCCTCTACGCTAGGACTTGTCGCCCGGTGGGAGAGATCGGGCGGCACTGACGTCTTTGGGAGGAGACGGCAATGCCTGCACGCCTGCGCGCCCGCACCCTCGTGGTGGGGCTCATCGGATCCGCACTGGTCGCCCCCGCGACCGTGCTCGTGTCCACCGGTGTCACGACCTCGGCCGCCGCCGACGTCGTGAGCGGAGCGGACGAGACGGTCACCCACCGTCTCCGCCCGGTCCGCGACACCTTCGTGACCGCCGCCCGTCCGGCCCGGTCCTTCGGCGGAGCGGCCAAGCTGGTGACGGGCCCCGCGGCCCACACCCTGCTGGCCTTCCCGACCACGATCGGTGCGGACGAGGAGGTGGTCAGCGCGGACCTGTGCCTCACCGCCCGCCGCGACGCCCGCCCCGAGGTCAAGGTCTCGCGCGTGTCCACGGGTTGGTCCGGCCGCAGCACCTGGCGCACCCGCCCCGCGGTGCTGGACGACGTCCGGTCCTGGGCCGGTCCGCTGCGCACCGGCGACCGGCTCTGCCTGGAGCTGCCGGCCGGCGCGGTGCAGCCGGACCAGACCTCGCTCGCGGTCCGTGGCCAGCAGGGCGAGGGCGGAGCGCTCTTCGGCTCCCTCGAGACCTCGACCGCCAGCGCTCCGCAGCTGCAGGTGACGCTGCGCCGCAAGACCTCGGCCGTGGTCACCTCGCCGACGCCCACGCCGACGCCCACGCCGACCCCGACGCCCACCACGACGCCGACCAGCACGCCGACGCCGACGCCCACCCCGACGCCGACCCCGACGCCGACCTCGACCCCGCCGGCCGACACCGGCACCGTCCTCTGGGACGGAGGCTTCGAGACCGGGGGAGTCCCCGACGGCAAGAACGGCCTGGCCTGCCTGACCGGCAGCCACGACGGACCCAACTCCGCGGCCGACCAGTACGGCTCGGTCGAGGAGATGGGCAACGTGCTCTGCACGAACCACGTCTCCTTCAGCGACGAGATCACCCGCACGCCGGACTCGAAGCGGTCGCTCAAGGTCGTCATCGCGCCGGGCCAGCAGCGTGAGCAGCTGCAGTCGAAGTACTCCTGGACGCCGGACGCCAAGGGCAGCGTCGACCAGTGGTACGGCTTCTCGATGTTCTACGCCGGCGACTGGGAGCTCGGCGGCGGGATCCTCAAGGAGAACTCGGGCACCTACTGGCACAACCCGATCGCGTTCCGCATGGAC
This DNA window, taken from Nocardioides sp. HDW12B, encodes the following:
- a CDS encoding heparin lyase I family protein is translated as MPARLRARTLVVGLIGSALVAPATVLVSTGVTTSAAADVVSGADETVTHRLRPVRDTFVTAARPARSFGGAAKLVTGPAAHTLLAFPTTIGADEEVVSADLCLTARRDARPEVKVSRVSTGWSGRSTWRTRPAVLDDVRSWAGPLRTGDRLCLELPAGAVQPDQTSLAVRGQQGEGGALFGSLETSTASAPQLQVTLRRKTSAVVTSPTPTPTPTPTPTPTTTPTSTPTPTPTPTPTPTPTSTPPADTGTVLWDGGFETGGVPDGKNGLACLTGSHDGPNSAADQYGSVEEMGNVLCTNHVSFSDEITRTPDSKRSLKVVIAPGQQREQLQSKYSWTPDAKGSVDQWYGFSMFYAGDWELGGGILKENSGTYWHNPIAFRMDGPNGSMNFSGDMDMNNANGKSYEKFAVPHMVLRRNTVMNQQGFYTDGAGLDKLDLGPIVSGKWMDFVCHIRWSTTATNALRECWRDGKHMGSSTTVNAVAAVKHQLRVGQYQTTSLLHSRTTYVDNVRIGTSYQAVDPARTR